A genomic segment from Ptychodera flava strain L36383 chromosome 8, AS_Pfla_20210202, whole genome shotgun sequence encodes:
- the LOC139139214 gene encoding patatin-like phospholipase domain-containing protein 4, producing MNSSAEDRVNLCFGGSTFLGVYQLGVAHCLYNNAKELLDRVDFYGGVSTGSIAAAILALCPDKITEYMEECRLLVDRVRQANGITPQSDPTITSQFKQILQKVLPNNGCLESEATGKLYIASNRFRMQSPCYNLPMSSPWLDPHEWIRLSPTMGSTAIDMFRNHLMETSEDYSLVTNSYESRDILIEVLNGSCYIPIWGGIKPPQHGGWYWMDAGLTNNLPSGVMFPGFNKTITVSPFLGDTIDIGPKLKNISNAVRVSSIITSNPVDWTAWNFMVINDALVPQPWHRQIEYFRTGYEDTLLFLRSGKIVRDEEEELCVLS from the exons ATGAATTCGTCAGCCGAGGACAGGGTAAATTTGTGTTTTGGCGGGAGTACATTTCTTGGTGTGTATCAGCTCGGCGTGGCCCACTGCTTGTACAACAATGCTAAGGAATTGCTGGATAGGGTGGATTTCTATGGCGGCGTTTCTACTGGCTCCATTGCGGCTGCTATTCTAGCCCTGTGTCCGGACAAGATAACG GAATACATGGAAGAATGCAGGCTGCTAGTGGACAGAGTAAGACAGGCAAACGGTATCACGCCCCAGAGTGACCCTACCATCACCAGCCAATTTAAACAAATACTGCAAAAAGTCCTTCCAAACAACGGTTGCCTGGAGAGTGAAGCTACCGGCAAACTGTACATAGCGTCAAACCGATTTCGTATGCAGTCCCCTTGCTACAATCTACCGATGTCGTCACCTTGGCTGGACCCTCACGAATGGATTCGGCTAAGTCCAACCATGGGCAGTACTGCCATTGATATGTTCCGAAATCACCTCATGGAAACTTCGGAAGATTACAGCCTCGTCACCAATAGTTACGAATCAAGAGATATTTTGATTGAG GTTCTAAATGGCAGTTGCTACATTCCAATATGGGGAGGAATAAAACCGCCTCAACACGGAGGATGG TACTGGATGGACGCCGGTCTTACAAACAACTTGCCGAGTGGAGTCATGTTCCCGGGATTCAACAAAACCATCACCGTCTCTCCCTTTCTTGGCGACACGATAGACATCGGGCCAAAGCTGAAAAACATTAGCAATGCCGTCCGCGTGTCGTCCATTATCACGAGTAACCCCGTCGACTGGACTGCTTGGAACTTTATGGTTATTAATGACGCGCTCGTGCCTCAGCCCTGGCATAGGCAAATTGAATATTTTCGCACCGGGTACGAGGATACGTTGCTGTTTCTCCGAAGTGGAAAAATTGTTCGGGACGAGGAGGAAGAATTGTGTGTTCTATCGTAG